The following are encoded in a window of Bacillus sp. es.036 genomic DNA:
- a CDS encoding HIT family protein — MSHSPDCIFCKIINGDIPSAKVYENDDVLAFLDLTQVTEGHTLVIPKKHKQNIYELEPETASKLFEAVPEIANALKANFTPEGMNILNNNEAIAGQSVFHYHLHLIPRYGKGDGFGAVWKTHEDEYDAEKLQRLAEGIRSQLSQ, encoded by the coding sequence ATGAGTCATTCACCAGATTGTATCTTCTGCAAAATTATTAATGGGGATATCCCTTCTGCCAAAGTTTACGAAAATGATGATGTGTTAGCTTTTCTTGACCTCACCCAGGTAACAGAAGGACACACCCTCGTTATCCCCAAAAAGCATAAACAAAACATCTACGAACTTGAGCCTGAAACGGCGTCGAAGCTCTTTGAAGCGGTCCCTGAGATTGCAAATGCTCTAAAAGCCAACTTTACCCCTGAAGGGATGAATATTCTTAATAACAATGAAGCCATTGCAGGACAATCTGTCTTCCATTACCACCTCCACCTGATTCCTCGCTACGGAAAAGGAGACGGATTTGGAGCTGTTTGGAAGACACATGAAGATGAGTACGATGCAGAGAAGTTGCAGCGCCTAGCTGAAGGGATTCGTTCACAGCTATCTCAGTAA
- a CDS encoding phosphatase PAP2 family protein has protein sequence MNKNEFFSTLSGALKQKKVWLPLVLNAFGLLVAILAIMLFSELAEEILEKETLQFDQSIISAIDPIRSDGLLNVIEIITELGSVWWITVVSIATVAILWFKKRDGWSILFFIIAQAAGGLLTKVLKHFFARSRPSVDAAYDAVGYSFPSGHAMGSFLLYGFIGYLIVRSQRGRTTKWISGLLVLLFILMIGFSRIYLGVHYPSDVLAGYAAGTLWLSVCIFSLEWVLWMKRSSFSLGSVRKVFSSKNS, from the coding sequence ATGAACAAAAATGAGTTTTTTAGTACGCTTTCTGGAGCGTTAAAACAAAAAAAGGTTTGGTTACCTCTTGTCTTAAATGCATTTGGCCTATTAGTTGCTATATTAGCAATCATGTTATTTTCAGAGTTAGCGGAAGAAATACTTGAAAAAGAAACGCTTCAATTTGATCAATCGATCATATCGGCAATCGACCCTATCAGGTCTGATGGACTGTTGAACGTGATCGAAATCATTACAGAATTAGGATCAGTTTGGTGGATCACAGTAGTTTCAATCGCAACAGTAGCTATACTGTGGTTTAAGAAACGTGATGGATGGAGTATTCTCTTTTTTATCATTGCTCAGGCGGCAGGCGGCCTCTTAACGAAAGTGTTAAAACATTTCTTTGCACGATCCAGACCTTCTGTAGATGCTGCTTATGATGCGGTTGGGTATAGTTTTCCAAGCGGCCACGCAATGGGATCTTTTTTACTTTATGGATTTATCGGATATTTAATTGTAAGAAGCCAGAGAGGAAGGACAACAAAATGGATAAGTGGCTTACTTGTACTACTATTTATTCTAATGATTGGATTTAGCCGAATCTATTTAGGTGTTCATTATCCAAGTGATGTACTAGCAGGCTATGCAGCCGGTACCCTCTGGCTATCTGTTTGTATCTTCTCATTGGAGTGGGTTCTTTGGATGAAACGTTCCTCTTTCAGTTTAGGATCAGTTCGGAAAGTTTTTTCCAGTAAGAACAGTTAA
- a CDS encoding EcsC family protein encodes MEYQSEISEELEAWERKITRKSSMVSRSAKRIQNRINGVIPERLHSIVTNSIKAMVQGVLVGSTYTIHPPKKNLSLQVRDQQAKELIRKYKRIAATEGAGTGAGGILLGLADFPLLLSIKMKLLFDLASTYGYDAKKIEERVFILTIFQLAFSSDDTRRKSYRKISSWDESLSQIEVRKKYEEHDWKTFQLEYRDYIDLPKLLQMVPGVGAIVGAYVNYHFLDWLGENAINAYRTRMIKEENQTT; translated from the coding sequence ATGGAATATCAAAGCGAAATATCGGAAGAACTTGAGGCGTGGGAGCGAAAAATCACGAGGAAATCTTCTATGGTGTCACGATCAGCCAAAAGAATACAAAATCGAATCAATGGTGTTATACCAGAACGTCTTCATTCAATTGTGACAAATAGTATAAAGGCGATGGTGCAAGGGGTCCTCGTTGGAAGTACGTATACGATACATCCACCAAAAAAAAATCTATCACTTCAAGTGAGAGATCAACAGGCGAAAGAATTGATACGTAAATACAAACGAATCGCTGCTACTGAAGGTGCTGGTACAGGAGCGGGAGGAATTCTATTAGGATTAGCTGATTTCCCGTTGCTTTTATCGATTAAAATGAAGCTCCTCTTTGACCTCGCTAGCACTTATGGATATGATGCTAAAAAAATAGAAGAAAGGGTTTTTATTCTAACTATTTTTCAGCTTGCTTTTTCATCTGATGATACTAGAAGAAAAAGTTATCGAAAGATTTCTAGCTGGGATGAGAGCCTTAGCCAAATAGAAGTTCGGAAAAAGTACGAAGAGCATGATTGGAAAACTTTTCAGCTTGAGTATCGAGATTATATTGATCTCCCTAAATTACTTCAAATGGTACCCGGCGTAGGGGCAATTGTAGGAGCTTACGTGAACTATCACTTTCTTGATTGGCTAGGTGAAAATGCAATCAATGCTTATCGGACACGGATGATTAAAGAAGAAAACCAAACAACATAA
- the serC gene encoding 3-phosphoserine/phosphohydroxythreonine transaminase yields the protein MERRYNFNAGPSALPQDVLSHAQSELLNYQQQGMSIMEFSHRSKEYQRIHDGANELLRELLKIPDDYEVLFLQGGASLQFSMIPMNLLHQGYMANYLLTGSWSQKALTEAQKIGETYIGGSSKEADFKRIPDLNALKYGENDAYVHLTSNNTIHGTQWKSFPQRKESRFIADMSSDILSRSLPIDQFGLIYAGAQKNLGPAGVTVVILKKDLLSEIPDNLPTMLDYRTHVDKKSLYNTPPSFAIYMLSLVLEWTKKKGGLKEIEKMNAEKTKLLYTTIDGSKGFYSGTAEADSRSSMNVTFTLPSKELEDLFLKEAEEEGFVGLKGHRSVGGCRASIYNAVPLNSVKALSDFMHTFHHKHNI from the coding sequence GTGGAGCGTCGTTATAATTTTAATGCTGGTCCGTCTGCTTTACCGCAAGATGTGCTTAGTCATGCTCAATCAGAGCTTCTTAATTATCAGCAGCAAGGCATGTCAATTATGGAGTTTAGTCATCGTAGTAAAGAATATCAGAGAATTCATGATGGAGCTAATGAACTCCTTAGAGAATTACTTAAGATTCCAGATGATTATGAAGTTCTTTTTCTTCAAGGCGGAGCGAGTCTGCAGTTCTCAATGATTCCGATGAATTTACTTCATCAAGGTTATATGGCAAACTACTTGCTCACTGGAAGCTGGTCTCAAAAGGCCTTAACAGAAGCCCAAAAAATCGGGGAAACGTACATTGGGGGCAGTAGTAAAGAAGCTGATTTCAAACGTATACCCGATTTAAACGCGCTAAAATATGGGGAGAATGATGCCTATGTTCACCTGACATCAAATAATACAATCCACGGGACGCAGTGGAAGAGCTTTCCTCAGCGTAAAGAGTCCAGGTTTATTGCGGATATGTCGAGTGATATCTTGAGTCGCTCTCTTCCGATCGACCAATTCGGACTTATTTATGCTGGTGCCCAGAAAAATCTAGGACCAGCTGGCGTTACAGTTGTCATTTTGAAAAAGGATCTACTGAGTGAAATTCCAGATAATCTCCCTACCATGTTAGATTATCGTACTCATGTTGATAAAAAATCTCTGTATAACACTCCTCCATCCTTCGCTATCTATATGTTATCTCTCGTTCTAGAATGGACGAAGAAAAAGGGTGGTTTAAAAGAAATAGAGAAAATGAACGCCGAGAAAACAAAATTACTTTATACCACCATTGATGGTAGTAAAGGTTTTTATAGTGGAACAGCCGAGGCAGACAGTCGTTCCTCTATGAACGTAACCTTTACTCTTCCTAGTAAAGAGCTTGAAGATCTGTTTCTTAAAGAAGCGGAAGAAGAAGGGTTTGTAGGTCTAAAGGGCCACCGTTCGGTCGGAGGATGCCGAGCATCCATCTATAACGCCGTCCCGCTTAATTCCGTTAAAGCGTTGAGCGATTTTATGCATACATTCCATCACAAACACAATATTTAA
- a CDS encoding diacylglycerol/lipid kinase family protein, which produces MTRVAIILNPKAGNVKMVNQIELIQERLQERYEHVSLHKTEHEGHGAELVEEWADDVDILIGAGGDGTIYELANAICKRENRPIFGVIPGGTCNDFSRAIGINQNPIQAVEQLLEDNRSLIDVGRSNDEYFLNFWGIGLITQTSENINPDTKEVFGRLSYYISTAQTINNPEPFHLKVEADETNFEGEAVMMIVGNGPFTGGIQAFFPENNLQDGEFDVLIIKETSLPTFWSIFQSKVFKQSRFNEDILHFQTKNLSITASPEQTIDCDGERYYTTPSTLEVLPKYLTVLTGKNFPN; this is translated from the coding sequence TTGACACGTGTAGCCATTATCTTAAATCCTAAAGCAGGAAATGTTAAAATGGTCAATCAAATTGAACTGATACAAGAACGACTTCAAGAAAGATATGAACACGTTTCTCTTCACAAGACAGAACATGAAGGGCACGGTGCTGAATTAGTAGAGGAATGGGCGGATGATGTCGACATTCTGATCGGTGCTGGTGGAGATGGTACCATCTATGAACTAGCAAATGCGATTTGTAAGAGGGAGAATCGTCCTATTTTCGGTGTGATTCCTGGTGGAACTTGTAATGACTTCTCTCGAGCGATTGGGATCAATCAAAATCCGATACAAGCTGTCGAACAGCTTTTAGAAGATAACCGTTCCCTTATTGATGTTGGACGCTCTAATGACGAGTATTTCTTGAATTTCTGGGGGATTGGTTTAATCACGCAAACATCTGAGAACATTAATCCTGATACGAAAGAGGTTTTTGGAAGGCTTTCCTATTACATTAGTACAGCCCAAACAATTAATAATCCAGAACCTTTTCACCTTAAAGTAGAAGCCGATGAAACGAATTTTGAAGGCGAAGCGGTGATGATGATTGTGGGTAACGGTCCTTTTACAGGAGGCATTCAAGCTTTCTTCCCTGAAAACAACCTGCAAGATGGAGAATTCGATGTATTAATCATTAAAGAGACGTCACTCCCTACTTTCTGGTCAATTTTTCAATCCAAAGTGTTCAAACAATCTCGATTTAACGAAGATATACTTCATTTCCAAACAAAGAACTTAAGTATAACAGCCAGTCCAGAACAAACAATCGACTGTGACGGAGAACGTTATTATACGACCCCGTCCACACTCGAAGTTCTACCAAAATACTTAACTGTTCTTACTGGAAAAAACTTTCCGAACTGA
- a CDS encoding PRC-barrel domain-containing protein, which produces MLVSENEVYKYAIDTKDGEKGILKELYFDDEHWAIRYLVIDTHKWLPGRKVLISPISIEHTNHDTKSFSVSLTSQEVSESPDIDTNQPISRKHEMDVNRHFSWPYYWVGTGAWGNGMYPRPFMADDLPDANSSLRNSNEDEENHLRSTKEVAGYHIQATDGEIGHVKDFIFDEETWQLRYFIVDTKNWFSGKEVLLSTKWIHDINWQDRTVVVDVTKEDIDQAPEYRLNEPITRRFEEDLHAHYGKTGYWKF; this is translated from the coding sequence ATGCTAGTAAGCGAAAATGAAGTCTATAAATATGCAATCGATACAAAAGATGGAGAAAAAGGCATCTTAAAGGAACTTTATTTCGATGATGAACACTGGGCGATCCGCTATCTCGTCATTGACACACATAAATGGTTACCAGGTCGTAAGGTGCTGATTTCTCCTATTTCTATCGAACATACGAACCATGACACTAAATCATTCTCCGTTTCACTTACTTCTCAAGAAGTAAGTGAAAGCCCTGATATCGATACAAACCAACCCATTTCTCGAAAACATGAAATGGACGTAAACCGCCATTTTAGCTGGCCCTATTATTGGGTAGGTACTGGTGCATGGGGAAACGGGATGTATCCTAGACCATTTATGGCAGATGATTTACCTGATGCAAATTCATCACTACGCAATTCCAATGAAGACGAGGAAAACCATCTGCGTAGCACGAAGGAAGTAGCCGGCTATCACATCCAGGCTACGGATGGTGAGATTGGTCATGTTAAAGATTTTATCTTTGACGAAGAAACGTGGCAGCTTCGTTATTTTATCGTTGATACAAAAAACTGGTTTTCAGGTAAAGAAGTTCTACTCTCAACCAAATGGATCCATGATATTAACTGGCAGGACCGCACGGTTGTTGTAGATGTTACTAAAGAAGACATTGATCAAGCTCCAGAATATCGATTAAACGAACCGATTACACGTCGATTTGAAGAAGATCTTCATGCCCATTATGGAAAAACTGGATACTGGAAATTTTAA
- a CDS encoding YkvA family protein: protein MNRMVKSVFKRMTKKAVSVMKDKDRMQEVSIESLKKGALYKGRKGMDDMWVDVKTFSRLVQEVRKGRYRDISKKSVIMIVGALLYFVSPIDAVPDLLVGIGLLDDVAVIGFVAGQLKNELEKFREWETGVRI from the coding sequence ATGAATCGAATGGTGAAAAGTGTTTTTAAACGAATGACAAAAAAAGCAGTTTCCGTAATGAAAGATAAAGACCGAATGCAAGAAGTGTCAATCGAATCTCTAAAAAAGGGAGCTCTCTATAAGGGTCGTAAAGGAATGGATGATATGTGGGTTGATGTGAAAACATTCTCACGACTCGTTCAAGAAGTTAGAAAAGGTCGTTATCGCGATATCTCCAAAAAATCTGTCATCATGATTGTGGGAGCACTTCTTTATTTTGTGAGTCCGATTGATGCAGTGCCAGATTTATTAGTTGGTATCGGCTTACTAGACGATGTAGCTGTTATCGGATTTGTAGCAGGGCAATTAAAGAATGAACTAGAAAAGTTTCGTGAGTGGGAAACTGGAGTGAGAATATAA
- a CDS encoding DUF3243 domain-containing protein: MTEKNHLVNKESELNVNKVDDTLDRMSDERMDDILSNFEQFKSYLATRVELGEKLGLSEERLAQAAEKVAGYLAAKEEPKNREEKLLQELWLVGNKEQRHELAHLLVRMVLNKEN, translated from the coding sequence ATGACTGAGAAAAATCATTTAGTTAATAAAGAAAGTGAGCTTAACGTAAATAAAGTTGATGATACGTTAGATCGAATGAGTGACGAGCGGATGGATGATATCCTTTCTAATTTCGAACAGTTTAAATCTTATCTTGCTACAAGAGTGGAGCTGGGAGAAAAACTAGGACTTAGTGAAGAGAGATTGGCCCAGGCAGCAGAAAAAGTAGCAGGTTACTTAGCCGCGAAGGAAGAGCCTAAAAATAGAGAAGAGAAACTTCTTCAGGAACTTTGGCTCGTTGGCAATAAAGAACAGCGTCACGAATTAGCTCATCTTCTCGTTCGAATGGTATTGAATAAAGAAAACTAA
- a CDS encoding tryptophan transporter, giving the protein MKTKNLVLMALLLGIGTILHAIIPGLISGMKNDMLLTMMFLGILLFPERKSVLVLGLATGVISAATTTFPGGQLANMIDKPVTAFAFFGLYLLVQRFGQSLITVGILTALGTMISGAIFLGAALVFTGLPGGAAFTGLFLTVVLPTAAVNTIAMVLIFPVVQSILKRTSFAF; this is encoded by the coding sequence ATGAAAACGAAAAACTTAGTACTAATGGCTTTACTGCTTGGTATTGGAACGATTCTTCACGCTATTATTCCAGGGTTAATTTCAGGAATGAAAAACGATATGCTTCTAACAATGATGTTCCTAGGAATCTTGCTATTTCCTGAGCGTAAAAGCGTTCTAGTACTTGGTCTTGCAACTGGCGTTATTTCTGCTGCAACAACTACCTTTCCTGGTGGACAGCTTGCAAACATGATCGATAAGCCCGTTACAGCATTTGCATTCTTTGGACTTTATCTTCTTGTTCAGCGTTTTGGACAGTCGCTAATAACTGTTGGGATCCTAACAGCGCTCGGAACAATGATTAGTGGCGCTATTTTCCTTGGAGCTGCTCTTGTTTTCACAGGACTACCTGGTGGCGCTGCATTTACAGGATTGTTTCTAACAGTCGTTCTTCCAACTGCTGCAGTGAACACCATTGCAATGGTATTAATCTTTCCAGTTGTTCAATCGATTCTTAAACGCACTAGTTTTGCTTTTTAA
- a CDS encoding formate/nitrite transporter family protein yields the protein MANPSKKHKEVKYPERQFYFPAQIVETFIAKGESHSDRPLNRQFILSILAGAFVTFGAIFSVLIAMGVETEGVSKLLSGIGFVTGYAIVFISGAILFTEVNVLLPTYILQRKFWIPKNILKFWVVCYFGNLIGALLVGTLVVASGSLTPEFYSELTTYTEHKMKFLSDGTLGWFQILLSGIIANWLIGMAAFLATAARDLTGKVLATTLPVIIFVAGNFQHSVANMGYFSTSFIHGSEYSWIEFLFFNLVPASIGNLIGGGVLVALTFTYAFKEEINEERLPKEEAE from the coding sequence GTGGCAAATCCAAGTAAAAAACACAAAGAAGTTAAATATCCTGAAAGACAATTTTATTTTCCCGCACAAATCGTAGAAACATTTATTGCTAAAGGAGAATCTCATAGCGATCGTCCCCTTAACAGACAGTTTATACTGTCCATTTTAGCTGGAGCATTCGTAACATTTGGCGCTATTTTCTCTGTCCTTATCGCGATGGGGGTAGAAACAGAAGGCGTTAGTAAACTTCTATCAGGCATCGGCTTCGTAACGGGGTATGCCATTGTCTTTATTTCAGGAGCTATTTTGTTTACAGAAGTAAATGTCCTCCTTCCCACCTATATTCTTCAAAGGAAGTTTTGGATTCCGAAAAACATATTAAAGTTCTGGGTCGTTTGTTACTTCGGTAACTTAATTGGTGCTTTACTAGTGGGGACGCTTGTTGTGGCCTCCGGCTCATTAACCCCTGAATTTTATTCAGAATTAACGACGTATACCGAACATAAAATGAAATTCTTATCTGATGGAACGTTAGGCTGGTTCCAAATTCTGCTCTCAGGAATTATCGCAAACTGGTTAATTGGAATGGCTGCATTTCTCGCCACTGCCGCTCGTGATTTAACTGGTAAAGTACTTGCAACCACACTCCCTGTCATTATTTTCGTAGCAGGGAATTTCCAGCATAGTGTCGCAAATATGGGTTATTTCAGTACCTCCTTTATCCATGGATCCGAATACTCCTGGATTGAATTTCTTTTCTTCAACCTGGTCCCCGCAAGTATCGGGAACTTAATCGGTGGTGGTGTTCTCGTAGCTTTAACATTTACTTATGCTTTTAAAGAAGAAATCAATGAAGAACGACTGCCAAAAGAAGAAGCAGAATGA
- a CDS encoding type 1 glutamine amidotransferase domain-containing protein: MLSKIAVLMTDMFEDVEYTKPAEQFNNAGHSLTVISTKAGQELTGKQGEAKVTSDKGIDDVKPEEFDVLFIPGGVSPDELRADDRFVTFTKKMMFLNKKTLVICHGPQLLISAEVLNGRNITGFKSIQTDLKYAGANVFDEEVVVCGGNLVSSRNPDDIPVFIEKSLSVMDS, encoded by the coding sequence ATCTTGAGTAAGATTGCCGTATTAATGACAGATATGTTTGAGGATGTAGAATATACAAAACCCGCAGAGCAGTTTAACAATGCTGGTCATTCCTTAACCGTTATAAGCACGAAAGCAGGTCAAGAATTAACTGGAAAACAAGGTGAGGCTAAAGTTACATCTGATAAGGGAATAGACGATGTAAAACCTGAAGAGTTTGATGTTCTGTTTATTCCTGGAGGCGTTTCTCCAGATGAACTAAGGGCAGACGATCGCTTTGTTACGTTTACGAAGAAAATGATGTTTTTGAATAAGAAAACGCTCGTTATTTGTCATGGACCACAGCTACTCATTTCAGCAGAAGTTTTAAATGGAAGAAACATTACTGGGTTCAAGTCCATTCAAACGGATTTAAAATATGCTGGAGCAAACGTATTTGATGAAGAGGTTGTCGTTTGTGGAGGTAATCTCGTGAGCAGTCGAAACCCTGACGATATTCCAGTGTTTATTGAAAAATCGTTATCAGTGATGGATAGCTGA
- a CDS encoding ferritin-like domain-containing protein: protein MADKKQELIDGLNVDLANEYAASIMYTYNAAVVSGLYRQTLKPFFESEIADEQGHALYLAEKIKVLGGTPTTAPAEVKQLTDVKEMLIEARTAEKDTIDRYEKRKKQAEELGFTELVVKLDDMIADETHHMEEMDRILSDARFE, encoded by the coding sequence ATGGCAGACAAAAAACAAGAACTCATCGATGGACTAAATGTAGACCTTGCTAACGAATACGCTGCAAGTATTATGTATACTTATAATGCGGCAGTTGTATCTGGCTTATATCGTCAAACATTGAAACCATTCTTTGAAAGTGAAATCGCAGATGAACAGGGCCACGCTCTTTACCTTGCAGAAAAAATTAAAGTATTAGGCGGTACCCCTACTACTGCACCAGCTGAAGTAAAACAGCTTACCGATGTAAAAGAGATGCTTATTGAAGCTCGCACAGCTGAGAAGGATACCATTGATCGTTATGAAAAGCGTAAAAAACAAGCTGAAGAACTTGGTTTTACTGAACTTGTTGTAAAGCTAGACGATATGATTGCGGACGAAACACATCACATGGAAGAAATGGATCGCATTCTTAGCGACGCACGGTTCGAATAA
- a CDS encoding YtxH domain-containing protein produces MGKAKTLLTGFIFGGVVSAASVLLTTPKSGKELIAETKVKSDDIKEGFAKLKSDLNELSTQVKQLSSEGKEVIQEVAADLKRSISSYQQDIQPNLTRLKEDVEEMQKTIETVKDEVNSPASK; encoded by the coding sequence ATGGGTAAAGCGAAGACATTACTAACAGGATTTATATTTGGAGGGGTGGTTTCAGCCGCTTCTGTACTTTTAACAACACCTAAATCAGGCAAAGAACTAATTGCTGAAACAAAAGTAAAGAGCGATGACATAAAAGAAGGGTTTGCAAAGCTTAAAAGCGATTTGAACGAGCTTAGTACTCAAGTTAAACAGTTGTCTTCTGAAGGAAAAGAAGTGATCCAAGAAGTAGCTGCTGATTTGAAGCGCTCTATTTCTTCTTATCAACAGGACATTCAACCTAATTTAACAAGGTTAAAAGAAGATGTAGAAGAAATGCAAAAGACAATTGAGACAGTTAAAGATGAAGTAAACAGTCCGGCTTCGAAATAG
- a CDS encoding ABC transporter ATP-binding protein — protein sequence MNNSILEVSHLTGGYQANKPVLHDVSLRVNSNEIVGLIGLNGAGKSTTIKHILGLLDPMNGEIKVGGTTFADNKDGYRKQFSYIPETPLLYDELTLWEHLQLTALAYELGEEWKERAEALLQEFRMTNMKKWFPGHFSKGMRQKVMIMCAFLVKPSLYIVDEPFVGLDPIGIQSFLHMMLEMKDKGAGVLMSTHILSTAERYCDRFIILHDGQIVMAGTMTELRNQIGNGAATLDDIYIEATRSGK from the coding sequence ATGAATAATTCAATTTTAGAAGTCAGTCATCTTACTGGTGGGTATCAGGCAAATAAGCCTGTCCTTCATGATGTGTCTCTACGTGTAAACTCAAATGAAATTGTTGGATTGATCGGACTTAACGGTGCTGGTAAAAGCACAACAATTAAACATATTCTCGGATTACTTGATCCAATGAATGGCGAAATCAAAGTGGGAGGGACGACTTTTGCTGATAATAAAGACGGATATCGCAAACAATTTTCCTACATACCCGAAACGCCTCTATTATATGATGAATTAACGCTTTGGGAGCATTTGCAGTTAACGGCATTGGCTTATGAACTTGGTGAAGAATGGAAAGAAAGAGCTGAAGCACTTTTGCAGGAATTTCGTATGACGAATATGAAAAAATGGTTTCCAGGGCATTTTTCTAAAGGAATGAGACAGAAGGTTATGATTATGTGCGCCTTTCTAGTAAAGCCATCCCTGTATATCGTCGACGAGCCATTTGTTGGGTTAGACCCCATCGGTATTCAATCATTTCTTCATATGATGCTTGAAATGAAAGATAAAGGGGCTGGAGTGCTAATGTCCACCCATATTCTTTCAACGGCTGAAAGATATTGCGATCGTTTTATTATTTTGCATGATGGACAAATTGTTATGGCAGGAACAATGACAGAATTACGAAATCAAATCGGTAATGGCGCTGCAACACTTGATGACATTTATATCGAAGCGACCAGGAGTGGAAAATGA
- a CDS encoding ABC transporter permease, whose translation MMQLQTLWKERAGAFWNIAMRYFRLIGNSSFLFTLVLALIFGAYYYSEILKVLPESFPGVAVITIVAAIVLVRTPLRFFLSEADLVFMLPAENRLQGYFRKSLMYSFALQVFTTVVMMTILAPLYQHEMAAGTGYYVFVICVLIVLKGANVLMKWMELHLPAHHASIVYILARLAVTIIFTYLLLIQAQWFYVALAAVLFVVTFFLMFLPLQRKYAIKWEKLLAMDEKQSMKFYRTANLFTDVPKLKQSVKQRRFLSSLGEKLLPSDSVYATLYQKAFIRSNEYFGIYFRLWLLGLAVVAFVPGLIGKVIGAALIIYLTATQLRTLYPHYQAHVMVKLYPVSDHEQGKAFRLMLLRLLGAQAVTFAALSFLLSLDVIVFLSVLLAGSAAVAVATSRAAVVRRSVS comes from the coding sequence ATGATGCAGCTACAGACCTTATGGAAAGAAAGGGCAGGAGCCTTCTGGAACATTGCTATGCGGTATTTCAGGCTAATTGGAAACAGCAGCTTTTTGTTCACTCTTGTTCTGGCTCTCATTTTTGGAGCGTATTATTACAGTGAAATTCTAAAGGTGCTACCTGAATCCTTTCCAGGTGTGGCCGTTATTACCATCGTTGCAGCTATTGTACTTGTTCGTACACCACTTCGTTTCTTTTTATCCGAAGCAGATCTTGTCTTCATGCTACCTGCTGAGAACCGATTGCAAGGTTATTTTCGTAAATCACTTATGTATAGCTTTGCTCTTCAAGTATTCACAACAGTAGTCATGATGACGATCCTTGCACCACTCTATCAGCATGAAATGGCTGCTGGAACTGGATATTATGTTTTTGTGATTTGTGTTCTGATTGTATTAAAAGGCGCGAATGTTCTCATGAAATGGATGGAGCTGCATCTGCCAGCTCACCATGCGAGTATTGTTTATATCCTGGCAAGACTTGCTGTAACGATTATATTCACATACTTATTGCTAATACAGGCGCAATGGTTCTATGTCGCTCTAGCTGCCGTACTATTCGTCGTCACTTTCTTTTTGATGTTTCTCCCTCTGCAACGGAAATATGCAATCAAATGGGAGAAGTTGCTTGCAATGGATGAAAAGCAAAGTATGAAATTCTATCGTACGGCTAACTTATTTACAGATGTTCCTAAATTGAAGCAATCAGTTAAACAAAGACGATTCTTAAGTAGCCTGGGTGAGAAGCTATTACCTTCTGATTCTGTCTATGCTACTCTTTATCAAAAAGCTTTTATTCGGAGTAACGAGTATTTTGGCATTTATTTTAGATTGTGGCTTCTAGGTCTTGCAGTAGTTGCTTTTGTGCCCGGCTTAATTGGGAAAGTGATTGGTGCTGCTCTGATTATTTATCTGACAGCCACTCAGTTACGCACGCTTTATCCTCATTATCAAGCACATGTCATGGTAAAGCTTTATCCAGTATCGGATCATGAACAAGGAAAAGCGTTTCGCCTTATGTTGCTTCGCTTATTGGGTGCACAAGCAGTAACGTTTGCAGCTCTTTCTTTTCTTCTATCTCTTGATGTGATCGTATTTTTATCTGTGCTTTTAGCAGGAAGTGCAGCCGTTGCTGTTGCAACATCTCGCGCAGCAGTAGTTAGAAGGTCGGTCTCTTAA